A region from the Vicia villosa cultivar HV-30 ecotype Madison, WI linkage group LG3, Vvil1.0, whole genome shotgun sequence genome encodes:
- the LOC131662629 gene encoding GDSL esterase/lipase At1g29670-like: MSSIKLFNMNLCILLVLVLGLWCTSEVEADPQVPCYFIFGDSLVDDGNNNNLNSLAKANYLPYGIDFEGGPTGRFSNGKTTVDVIAELLGFDGYISPYSTARDQEILKGVNYASAAAGIREETGQQLGDRISFSGQVQNYQKTVSQVVNLLGDEDQAANHLSKCIYSIGLGSNDYLNNYFMPAYPSGRQFTPQQYADVLIQAYDQQLRILYNYGARKMALFGIGQIGCSPNELAQNSPDGTTCVERINSANQLFNNGLKSLVNQLNNELNDARFIYVNVYGIFQDVISNPSSFGIRVTNAGCCGVGRNNGQITCLPFQTPCSNRDEYLFWDAFHPTEVGNTIIGKRAYNAQSGSDAYPIDINRLAQL, from the exons ATGTCATCCATAAAACTCTTTAACATGAATTTATGTATATTATTAGTGTTGGTTTTGGGTTTATGGTGTACTAGTGAGGTTGAAGCTGATCCTCAAGTACCTTGTTACTTTATTTTTGGTGACTCTTTGGTAGATGATGGAAATAATAACAACCTCAATTCTTTGGCCAAAGCTAATTATCTTCCTTATGGGATTGACTTTGAAGGTGGTCCAACAGGAAGGTTCTCTAATGGAAAAACCACAGTTGATGTTATTG CTGAGCTCTTGGGATTCGATGGATACATATCTCCCTATTCAACAGCCAGAGACCAAGAAATACTCAAAGGAGTCAATTATGCTTCTGCTGCTGCTGGAATTAGAGAAGAAACTGGACAACAATTG GGAGATCGAATTAGTTTTAGTGGGCAAGTACAAAATTACCAAAAGACAGTGTCTCAAGTTGTGAATTTGCTTGGAGATGAGGACCAAGCTGCAAATCATCTTAGCAAGTGCATTTATTCAATTGGATTGGGAAGTAATGACTATCTTAATAATTATTTCATGCCTGCTTACCCTAGTGGGAGACAGTTCACACCACAACAATATGCTGATGTTCTTATTCAAGCATATGATCAACAACTTAGG ATTTTGTACAATTATGGAGCAAGGAAAATGGCTTTATTTGGAATTGGACAAATAGGTTGCAGCCCTAATGAGTTAGCCCAAAACAGCCCAGATGGAACAACATGTGTTGAAAGAATCAATTCTGCAAATCAATTATTCAACAATGGATTAAAATCTCTTGTTAATCAACTCAACAATGAACTTAATGATGCAAGATTCATTTATGTAAATGTTTATGGTATTTTTCAAGACGTCATAAGCAATCCATCATCCTTTG GTATTAGGGTTACAAATGCTGGGTGTTGTGGTGTAGGAAGGAACAATGGTCAAATTACATGTCTGCCCTTTCAAACTCCATGTAGTAATAGGGATGAGTATCTATTTTGGGATGCATTTCATCCAACTGAGGTTGGAAATACTATAATTGGCAAGAGAGCTTATAATGCTCAATCTGGATCAGATGCTTATCCTATTGATATCAATCGTTTGGCTCAATTATGA